The following are encoded in a window of Vicugna pacos chromosome 2, VicPac4, whole genome shotgun sequence genomic DNA:
- the NAA11 gene encoding N-alpha-acetyltransferase 11 encodes MNIRSARPDDLMDMQHCNLLCLPENYQMKYYFYHGLSWPQLSYIAEAEDGKMVGYILAKMEEDPDDVPHGHITSLAVKRSHRRLGLAQKLMDQASRAMIENFSAKYVSLHVRKSNRAALHLYSNTLNFQISEVEPKYYADGEDAYAMKRDLSQMADELRRQLELKGKGRYVVLGSGENQETQGSILPGSKEACWEEKNAAADDSGTDSKEPSESTESTYVQDSSEDSDSTS; translated from the coding sequence ATGAACATCCGCAGTGCTCGGCCAGACGACTTGATGGACATGCAACACTGCAACCTCCTCTGCCTTCCCGAGAACTACCAGATGAAATACTATTTCTACCATGGCCTTTCCTGGCCCCAGCTCTCCTACATCGCTGAGGCCGAGGACGGGAAGATGGTGGGTTACATCCTGGCCAAAATGGAGGAGGACCCAGATGACGTCCCCCACGGACATATCACCTCGCTGGCCGTGAAGCGTTCACACCGGCGCCTCGGCCTGGCCCAAAAGCTGATGGACCAGGCCTCCCGGGCCATGATAGAGAACTTTAGTGCCAAGTACGTGTCCCTGCATGTCAGGAAGAGTAACCGGGCAGCCCTGCACCTTTATTCTAACACCCTCAACTTTCAGATTAGTGAGGTGGAACCCAAATATTACGCAGATGGAGAAGATGCTTACGCTATGAAGCGGGATCTCTCGCAGATGGCAGATGAgctgaggaggcagctggagcTGAAGGGGAAGGGCAGGTACGTGGTGCTGGGCTCCGGGGAGAACCAGGAAACCCAGGGCAGCATACTTCCTGGTTCCAAAGAGGCCTGTTGGGAGGAGAAGAACGCGGCTGCTGACGACAGTGGCACTGACAGCAAGGAACCCAGTGAGTCCACGGAAAGCACGTACGTCCAGGACAGCTCAGAAGACTCAGATTCCACCTCCTAG